From the genome of uncultured Bacteroides sp.:
TGATTTAGCCAACTCAATAATTTCCGGAGCAAGTTCACCTGGTAATTTACCGCTCTTACCCAAAATCATATCCCAGGTATGAGTATCAATCATAGTCCAGCGTTCTTCACCTTTAACCATCTGCATAACATTCATCAATGCAACATTCTTCACATACTGGCTAAATGGAGTAACCAAAGGAGGATAACCTAATTTTGGCCATACGTAAGCTACTTCATCAAAAAGCATCACCAATAGATCATCAATATTAAGTTCATTTTGGTTCTTGCTTTTCAAATACATATTAATTCCGGATTGAACACCCTTTAAATCGGCCATCATTGATCCCATCATACCTCCTGGTAGTCCACTGCCAATAAGCAATGAAGAAGTATGTTTATTTGTAGGATCGATAAAATATCCAAGGAAGTCATCAATAAACTCTTGTGTTAAACTACGAGCCTTCATGTAAGCCTTCATATTGATTTCAGGAACCTGGAAACCGGCATCTTTCAACATAGCCTGAACAGACAATACGTCTGGATGAACTTTTCCCCAAGACAATGGCTCCATAGCAACATCAATAATATCAGCACCGTTTTCGCAAACTTCAAGAATAGAAGCCATAGAAAAACCAGGACCAGAATGTCCGTGGTACTGAACAATAACCTCTGGATGTTTGTCCTTTATTGCTTTTACTAATTTTCCAAGCATTACAGGACGACCAATACCTGCCATATCCTTTAAACAAATCTCAGGAGCTCCTGCTGCAATTAGCCGTTCTGCAATATTTGCATAATACTCTACCGTATGTACCGGAGAGAAAGTAATACAAAGTGAAGCCTGAGGAATCATGCCTGCCTCCAAAGCATAAGTAATTGACGGAATGAGATTTCTCACATCATTTAAACCACAAAAAATACGAGTAATATCAACGCCCTGTGCCTTCTTTACTTTATACATTAGTTTACGAACGTCAGCAGGGACCGGATACATACGTAGCCCGTTCAATCCACGGTCGAGCATATGGGTTTGAATACCAACTTCATTTAATGGTTTCGTGAAAGTCCTAACTGCATTATTTGGGTTCTCACCGTACAATAAGTTTACTTGTTCAAAAGCTCCTCCGTTGGTCTCCACGCGAGCAAAACATCCCATTTCAATAATTAGTGGTGCAATTCTTGCCAATTGATCAGCCCTTGGTTGATACTTTCCGGAAGATTGCCACATATCCCGGTAAAGCAGGCTAAATTTAATTTCTTTTTTCATTGTAAAGCGCTATATAAGATTATAAAAGTTTATTAAAATGCTATTGCAAAGATAACAAATGAATTGACATTATGTCAAGGAAATAAATAAAATCGCCATTTTTAAAATATGTTTAATATCATATTTATATTTCAAATTAGAAAAAGAAAGGGAGTAATGCCATTTTTATTAGAATTACCCCCTTAAATTACCAAAAATATATCATATTTTATAAGCATCATACAAAATCCTTTAATTGTTGTTGCAACCGTTGTCGCGTAAAAAAGATGCGGCTCTTCACTGTTCCGAGAGGTAAATTTAGTTTATCAGCAATTTCACGATATTTAAAACCAGAAACATGCATAGAAAAAGGTATCTTATATTCTTTTGGCAATGAATTAACTACTCTATGAATTTCTTTAATATCATAAGCTCCTTCAGTGCTATCGAAGCCTGAATCTTGTGATTGATTAAGATGGTACATATTCTCTGTCTGATCAACGAATGTTTGATCTCTCATCACCTTCCGATAATTATTAATGAATATATTACGCATTATAGTATACATCCACCCCTTAAAGTTGGTATCGGGTGTAAATTTGTCTTCGTTGTCGAGTGCTTTCAAGGATGTTTCCTGCAATAAATCATTTGCTTCTTCCCTGTTTGCTGTTAATTTATACGCAAAGCGAAGTAGTTCGTCCTGTACTCCCAGCAGATCACTTTTAAAATTTAAACTTTTCATAACTTTGCTTATTTGTGTTAATACTGTTTTTACTTGTTACAATATTATATAAAATAAGTGTGTTAGATAGCCCAAATTCTATCAGCAATTGGGGGGTATATTATTAATAACAATTTTCGCACCGTTAAATAACAGTTTTCAGGTCATTCTCCCTTTAACTTCGGTAAACAGATATTATATTTTACTGCAAGAATTCTTGTGAGAAAAACACTAAAACCACTGATACATTGTATCAACATACTGTCCAGATTCATAAAAGAGCAGCCCCAGAACACCAATCCTCCCACTATACAGGCCATTGCATAGATTTCTTTTCTAAAAATAAGTGGAATCTCGTTAATAAAGATATCACGAATCACTCCACCTGCAGCACCTGTAATACTTCCCATTACAATAGCAACCCAAAAAGGAAAACCTAAAGCTATAGTTTTTTCTACTCCGACAACGGTAAAAAGAGCAAGACCAATGGAGTCGAAAAGAAAAAATGTGTTATGTAAATGAACTAATTGTTTGCCAAAAACTACCACCCAGAATAAGGCCAGGGCAGAACAAATAAGATAAACCGGATTTGTCATCCAAAAAGGTGTTACATCAAGAAGAACATCACGGATGGTTCCACCGCCAATAGCAGTAACCAATCCAACAACATAAGCACCAAACCAGTCGAATTGTTTGGCAGAAGCTAAACGTATGCCACTAATGGCAAAAGCAAAAGTTCCGAAGAATTCTATAATCTGAACAAATGTAGGCATAATCCCATTTTTTTTGCAAAGAAACAAATAAAGAATTAAATTATGAATCAAATAAGAAAAAAGTAAGTTGATTTATATCTTGAATTATGAAAGAAAGTGTACTTTTGCTGCCTAAAAGAACAACATATATTATAGACATGAAAATTACTATTGTTGCAGGGGCACGCCCCAACTTTATGAAGATTGCTCCAATCATGCATGCTATTGATAATGCCAGAGAGCAAGGGAAAGAAATCTCATATAGAGTAATATATACTGGATCAGCTAATGATACAAGTTTGGATCCTTCTCTTTTTGCTGATTTGAATATAAAAAAGCCGACTGCATACTTGGAAATAGGTTTTGAAAACCTTACTGAACGGGCAGGAGGAATTATGCTGGCTTTTGAAAAAGAACTAAAAGAAAATCCAACCAATATAGTATTAGTCGTTGACGATTTAACTTCAACTATGGCGTGCGCTATTGTTGCTAAAAAGCAAAATGTAAAAGTTGCTCACCTGGTTGCAGGAACACGCTCTTTTGATATGAGTATGCCTAAAGAAGTGAACCGAATGATTACCGATGGACTTTCTGATTATCTGTTTACAGCAGGAATGGGTGCAAACCGTAACCTGAATCAAACAGGAGCAGAGAATGAACAGGTTTTTCTTGTAGGAAATATCCTGATGGACTCTCTAAGATATAATCGTCACAGGTTTATAAAGCCTGCTACATTTGGTGTTTTAGGATTAAAAGAACAGAACTATATTCTTTTAACAATCAATCGCCATGCGTTGATTGAAAATAAAGAGAATTTCAAAGAGCTAATTGAGCGTTTAATTTCTGAAGCCAAAGGTACTCCTATTGTTGCTCCGTTACATACATACGTACGTGATGTGATAAGCGAGCTTAATATAAAAGCTCCTAATTTACACATTCTTCCTCCTCAAAGCTATCTTTCATTTGGTTATCTGACCAGCAAAGCCAAAGCAATAGTTACAGACTCCGGTAATGTAGCTGAAGAAGCAACATTCCTTGGAATTCCATGTATTACATTAAATAACTATGTTGAGCATCCTGAAACCTGCTCTATCGGTACTAACGAATTAGTTGGTGAAAGCCCGGAACAACTTGGTGCTGCAATTGAAAAAATAATGAAAGGCGAATGGAAACAAGGAAGTCTTCCTGAAAGATGGGATGGAAGAACAGCCGACAGAATTGTTCAGACTTTGCTTCAACTGGTATAAATTAAACGAGAATACATAAAAAATACACTGCTATTTGATTCTTGTTATCTATAATATTTAAAGAGCCATTTTTTTATCTGATAAACAGATAGAAAATGGCTCTTTTATTGTGGATAGAAATTAATCAAGTTATTATTCAGAACTTTCAATCTTTAAATTCAAGCTATTAATATTTCGTCTGTAACGTTAGATCTGCACAATGTTCCTGCAATGCTAATGAACCTCCACTTTTGGAATTCTTATAAATAAAGAGTTTATGATTGCTAGAAAGAGCATTTAACTGCGCGGAAAAAAACATCACTTTTTTGTATTTATAGGGGGTGGAAATAATTTTTCCGCAGCTTATAATCAACCTGTTAGGCAAAAAAGTAAAACGTATTGTCAGAAAACAACCTTATATTTTTCTATTTATAAGTAGTCATTTGAGTTAAAAAGTGTT
Proteins encoded in this window:
- a CDS encoding biotin/lipoyl-binding protein, producing the protein MKKEIKFSLLYRDMWQSSGKYQPRADQLARIAPLIIEMGCFARVETNGGAFEQVNLLYGENPNNAVRTFTKPLNEVGIQTHMLDRGLNGLRMYPVPADVRKLMYKVKKAQGVDITRIFCGLNDVRNLIPSITYALEAGMIPQASLCITFSPVHTVEYYANIAERLIAAGAPEICLKDMAGIGRPVMLGKLVKAIKDKHPEVIVQYHGHSGPGFSMASILEVCENGADIIDVAMEPLSWGKVHPDVLSVQAMLKDAGFQVPEINMKAYMKARSLTQEFIDDFLGYFIDPTNKHTSSLLIGSGLPGGMMGSMMADLKGVQSGINMYLKSKNQNELNIDDLLVMLFDEVAYVWPKLGYPPLVTPFSQYVKNVALMNVMQMVKGEERWTMIDTHTWDMILGKSGKLPGELAPEIIELAKSKGYEFSDENPQDNFPDALDTYKKEMDDNGWKYGPDNEELFELAMHDRQYRDYRSGIAKKRFEDELQRAKDAEMQKNGFTEEDIKKLKRAKAEPITALEKGQIFWDASFESGSTPPAIGQKFYPEETFCYIGTLWGTYDKIPANFSGRIVEVCVKQGAHVNKGDILAYIERIELFA
- the wecB gene encoding UDP-N-acetylglucosamine 2-epimerase (non-hydrolyzing), producing MKITIVAGARPNFMKIAPIMHAIDNAREQGKEISYRVIYTGSANDTSLDPSLFADLNIKKPTAYLEIGFENLTERAGGIMLAFEKELKENPTNIVLVVDDLTSTMACAIVAKKQNVKVAHLVAGTRSFDMSMPKEVNRMITDGLSDYLFTAGMGANRNLNQTGAENEQVFLVGNILMDSLRYNRHRFIKPATFGVLGLKEQNYILLTINRHALIENKENFKELIERLISEAKGTPIVAPLHTYVRDVISELNIKAPNLHILPPQSYLSFGYLTSKAKAIVTDSGNVAEEATFLGIPCITLNNYVEHPETCSIGTNELVGESPEQLGAAIEKIMKGEWKQGSLPERWDGRTADRIVQTLLQLV
- a CDS encoding RNA polymerase sigma factor is translated as MKSLNFKSDLLGVQDELLRFAYKLTANREEANDLLQETSLKALDNEDKFTPDTNFKGWMYTIMRNIFINNYRKVMRDQTFVDQTENMYHLNQSQDSGFDSTEGAYDIKEIHRVVNSLPKEYKIPFSMHVSGFKYREIADKLNLPLGTVKSRIFFTRQRLQQQLKDFV
- a CDS encoding trimeric intracellular cation channel family protein; the encoded protein is MPTFVQIIEFFGTFAFAISGIRLASAKQFDWFGAYVVGLVTAIGGGTIRDVLLDVTPFWMTNPVYLICSALALFWVVVFGKQLVHLHNTFFLFDSIGLALFTVVGVEKTIALGFPFWVAIVMGSITGAAGGVIRDIFINEIPLIFRKEIYAMACIVGGLVFWGCSFMNLDSMLIQCISGFSVFLTRILAVKYNICLPKLKGE